Proteins encoded in a region of the Leptolyngbya subtilissima AS-A7 genome:
- a CDS encoding BMP family ABC transporter substrate-binding protein — protein sequence MRKPMLQVTRRQAIRGLLATGAFGLTVKLSGCSSSPTAAGGSDTLTAGFIYVGPKDDYGYNQAHAEGRASLDGLDGVKTSEEASVPETNAVQESIRSMIDLDGATAIFATSFGYFDPHVLALAKDFPDVQFFHCGGLYQEGVHPNNVGSYFGYIDEAQYVAGVVAAHTSTSKRLGFIGAKPIPQVLRNVNSFTLGARSIDPSATTQVIFTGDWADPVREAEAANSMADQGIDVLTCHVDSPKVVIETAERRGIFATGYHANQAELAPQGYLTGAEWDWSTVYKNYVSLLQEGKTLMNGGIPHLVRGGFKDGFLKLSPFGPAVSASAQQAAEAAQAQLISRELVIYKGEIKDNQGKTVVAGGKELGQTAIELEQMNWLAEGVMGSVG from the coding sequence ATGCGGAAACCCATGCTTCAGGTGACCCGTCGCCAGGCGATCCGGGGATTGCTGGCTACCGGTGCCTTTGGCCTCACGGTTAAGCTTAGCGGCTGCAGCAGCTCCCCCACGGCGGCGGGAGGCAGCGACACCCTCACCGCAGGGTTTATCTACGTCGGCCCCAAGGATGACTATGGCTACAACCAGGCCCACGCCGAAGGTCGCGCCAGCCTCGACGGCCTCGACGGAGTCAAAACCTCCGAAGAAGCCAGTGTGCCCGAAACTAACGCGGTGCAGGAAAGCATCCGCAGCATGATTGACCTGGACGGGGCCACGGCGATTTTTGCCACCTCCTTTGGCTACTTTGACCCCCACGTGCTGGCCCTGGCCAAGGACTTTCCCGATGTGCAGTTTTTTCACTGCGGCGGCCTGTACCAAGAGGGTGTGCACCCCAACAACGTCGGCAGCTACTTTGGCTACATCGACGAAGCTCAGTACGTGGCGGGCGTTGTCGCCGCCCATACCTCAACTAGCAAGCGGCTGGGGTTCATCGGCGCCAAGCCCATTCCTCAGGTGCTGCGCAACGTCAACAGCTTTACCCTGGGGGCTCGCAGCATCGATCCCAGCGCCACTACCCAGGTGATTTTTACCGGCGACTGGGCCGACCCGGTGCGCGAGGCCGAGGCCGCCAACAGCATGGCCGACCAGGGCATTGACGTGCTCACCTGCCACGTGGATAGTCCCAAGGTGGTGATCGAGACCGCCGAGCGGCGCGGCATTTTTGCCACCGGTTACCACGCTAACCAAGCTGAATTGGCCCCCCAGGGCTACCTCACGGGGGCCGAGTGGGACTGGTCGACCGTGTACAAAAATTACGTCAGCCTGCTGCAGGAGGGCAAAACCCTGATGAATGGCGGCATTCCTCACCTGGTGCGGGGCGGCTTTAAGGACGGCTTTTTGAAGCTGTCGCCCTTTGGCCCAGCGGTGAGCGCCTCGGCCCAACAGGCGGCCGAGGCCGCCCAGGCCCAGCTGATTTCTAGGGAACTGGTGATTTACAAAGGCGAAATCAAAGACAACCAGGGCAAGACTGTAGTCGCTGGCGGCAAGGAACTGGGGCAAACGGCGATCGAGCTGGAGCAGATGAACTGGCTGGCGGAAGGGGTGATGGGGAGTGTGGGGTAG
- the sipA gene encoding regulatory protein SipA yields MTSEFAVGDRVRLAALPPYFKTADPMPMLRPADTIPLGAEGVILNRRPGGYWGIKFDKGSFLVDSQFLELAETPAD; encoded by the coding sequence ATGACATCTGAATTTGCCGTCGGCGATCGCGTCCGCCTCGCCGCCCTGCCCCCATATTTCAAAACCGCCGACCCGATGCCCATGCTGCGGCCTGCCGATACGATTCCCCTAGGGGCCGAAGGGGTGATTCTCAACCGTCGCCCTGGTGGCTACTGGGGCATCAAATTCGACAAAGGGTCTTTTCTTGTCGACAGCCAGTTTTTAGAGTTAGCAGAAACCCCGGCAGACTAA
- a CDS encoding NB-ARC domain-containing protein: protein MTDDDALGLVERVLVAQGVALSPLQARLFQQAWGDRTYQDTALALGYEVGYIKQMGSDLWQCLSSHLGEKVTKRNLRAVLARQLKALSVKDAELGAISPSVAPFRRRRDWGDAATATVFYGRTDELAQLQDWVVADGCRLVGLFGMGGIGKTTLAVKLAQQVQDRFEVVIWRSLRHAPLVNDLLKDLLGVLSPGANAAVEFDGLLRSLLDQLRQHRSLIVLDNGETILQPRDRTGTYQPGYENYAQLFYSLGNVDHQSTVMLTSREKIKEIAQQEGATLPIRSLRLGGLPPRVGQSIFQARGQFAGSPADWQHLVNHYAGNPLALKMVAAVVQDFFDGQLGPFVQILAQGDSVFGDIRDLLTHQLDRLTTVEQQVMAWLAIHREPVTLAQVRADLIAPLALGELIEALTSLERRSLIERDIPRANARSTRFTLQPVVMEYMTDWLVEQISQAILAPPTIDPGPLHTHALMLAQAKDYIRDGQTRLILQPVLQRLRLRPDSLAQRLRHHLDTWRGQSLQSYACGNLLNLLQQADISLAGWDFSEQTIWQAYLQDSTLHNANFAQADLSRSVFKDTFSQVLAIAFSPDGQLLAASDVSYEIHLWRVSDAQPMLTLHAQDGWCWAVAFSPNNQTLASSANGTIDLWNLKTGDRYGQLKDSSGRVFSLAFSPDGRFLASGCEDHQIRVWDVRIQTLVHSLVGHTDEVRSVAFSPQGYLRGGPNLSDSRSGSFQHRSASHLLASGSYDGTLRLWDVASGDSTVMAAGSPVWSIAFSPDGQTLASGHHNGSIGLWNVGTQALVRWCQTEPKGRSPGSPQAVRSVAFSPDGRILASGGDNQILRLWNWQTGQIRWAVKGHSSWISNVAFSPVGETSAKENGYILASASEDQSVRLWDSQNHQPLRVLRGHNSGVWSVALHPQGDYLVSGGQDRQVRLWPLTTPAAPRRFMGHDGWVFAVAVSPDGRWIASSGEDRTVRLWDSETGNCRATWTDHSHEVWALAFCPQGDRLVSGSLDGTLRLWNLTSYACQGIFSGHTSGVWTLAISPDGRRLASGSQDQTVRLWDLESQTCLQILPCEGSWVRGLAFSPDGRFLSSGGSNGYVMLWDLKLGHRTVIGTHPSLVLSVAFSPDGQWLASCGGDTTIRLWNLRTRQCHQTLCGHDKWVRYVTFSADGDRLISCSQDETIQVWQKVPTPDGFIYCHAQTLRVPRPYEGMAIAGVTGLTEAQKAALVALGASETLAISSKPSIAPLYHP, encoded by the coding sequence ATGACCGACGACGATGCCTTAGGACTGGTTGAGCGGGTTCTCGTTGCGCAGGGGGTAGCGCTCAGCCCGCTGCAGGCGAGGTTGTTTCAGCAGGCCTGGGGCGATCGCACCTACCAAGACACGGCGCTGGCCCTGGGCTACGAGGTGGGCTACATCAAGCAGATGGGGTCTGACCTGTGGCAGTGCCTCTCCTCACACCTGGGGGAGAAAGTCACCAAGCGCAATCTGCGAGCGGTTCTAGCCCGCCAGCTCAAAGCCCTGTCGGTCAAAGACGCTGAACTGGGGGCAATCAGCCCCAGTGTCGCCCCTTTTCGGCGCCGTCGCGACTGGGGCGACGCTGCCACCGCGACGGTGTTCTACGGGCGCACCGACGAACTGGCTCAGCTGCAAGACTGGGTGGTCGCCGACGGCTGTCGGCTGGTGGGGCTGTTTGGCATGGGGGGCATCGGCAAAACTACCCTGGCGGTGAAGCTAGCCCAGCAGGTGCAAGACCGCTTTGAGGTGGTGATCTGGCGATCGCTGCGCCATGCGCCCCTGGTCAACGACCTGCTCAAAGACCTGCTGGGGGTGCTGTCGCCCGGGGCCAATGCCGCCGTTGAGTTTGACGGTCTGTTGCGATCGCTGCTCGATCAACTGCGCCAGCACCGCAGTTTGATCGTGCTCGACAACGGCGAAACGATTTTGCAGCCGCGCGATCGTACCGGCACCTACCAGCCAGGGTACGAAAACTACGCTCAGCTTTTCTACAGCCTGGGCAATGTCGATCATCAGAGCACCGTCATGCTCACCAGCCGCGAAAAAATCAAAGAAATTGCCCAGCAGGAAGGAGCTACCCTACCGATTCGCTCGCTGCGTTTGGGGGGCTTGCCGCCCCGGGTCGGCCAGTCCATCTTCCAGGCTCGGGGCCAGTTTGCCGGTAGCCCTGCCGACTGGCAGCATCTGGTCAACCACTACGCCGGCAACCCCCTGGCCCTCAAGATGGTGGCCGCCGTGGTGCAAGACTTTTTTGACGGGCAGCTGGGGCCGTTTGTGCAGATTTTGGCCCAGGGAGACTCGGTATTTGGCGACATTCGCGACCTGCTGACCCACCAGCTCGATCGCCTCACGACCGTTGAGCAGCAGGTAATGGCCTGGCTCGCCATTCATCGCGAGCCCGTTACCCTAGCGCAGGTGCGCGCTGACTTGATAGCGCCTCTGGCCTTGGGCGAACTGATCGAAGCCCTCACTAGCCTGGAGCGGCGATCGCTGATTGAGCGCGACATCCCGCGAGCCAATGCTCGCAGCACGCGCTTCACCCTCCAGCCCGTGGTAATGGAATACATGACTGACTGGCTGGTAGAGCAGATCAGCCAGGCCATTTTGGCACCGCCGACGATCGACCCTGGCCCGCTGCACACCCACGCCCTGATGTTGGCCCAGGCTAAAGACTACATTCGCGACGGCCAAACACGGCTGATTCTGCAACCGGTGCTGCAACGGCTGCGGCTGCGCCCTGACAGTTTAGCCCAGCGCCTGCGCCACCACCTCGACACCTGGCGCGGGCAGAGCTTACAGAGCTACGCCTGCGGCAACCTGCTCAATCTGCTTCAGCAGGCTGACATCTCGCTGGCGGGCTGGGATTTTTCTGAGCAGACGATCTGGCAGGCCTATCTGCAAGACAGCACCCTGCACAACGCCAACTTTGCCCAGGCCGACCTATCGCGATCGGTGTTCAAAGACACCTTTAGCCAGGTGCTAGCTATTGCCTTTAGCCCCGACGGCCAGCTGTTAGCAGCCAGCGATGTCAGCTATGAAATTCATCTGTGGCGGGTCAGCGATGCCCAGCCGATGCTCACCCTCCATGCCCAAGACGGCTGGTGCTGGGCGGTGGCCTTTAGCCCCAATAACCAAACTCTGGCCAGCAGCGCCAACGGTACTATCGACCTGTGGAATCTTAAAACCGGCGATCGCTACGGCCAGCTCAAAGACTCCTCCGGCCGGGTTTTTTCCCTCGCTTTCAGCCCCGACGGGCGCTTTCTGGCCAGCGGCTGTGAAGACCACCAGATCCGCGTGTGGGATGTGCGGATCCAGACCCTGGTTCACAGCCTGGTGGGCCATACCGATGAGGTGCGATCGGTGGCGTTTTCGCCCCAGGGCTACCTGCGCGGCGGTCCGAATTTAAGCGATTCGCGCAGCGGTTCGTTTCAGCATCGCTCGGCCAGCCATCTCTTGGCCAGCGGCAGCTATGACGGCACTCTGCGCCTGTGGGATGTGGCCAGTGGCGACAGCACCGTAATGGCGGCTGGGTCACCGGTGTGGTCGATCGCCTTTAGCCCTGACGGGCAGACCTTGGCCAGTGGTCATCACAACGGCAGCATCGGCCTCTGGAATGTTGGCACCCAAGCGCTGGTGCGATGGTGCCAGACCGAGCCCAAGGGGCGATCGCCAGGCTCCCCTCAGGCGGTGCGCTCCGTGGCCTTTAGCCCCGACGGCCGCATCCTAGCCAGCGGTGGCGACAACCAAATCCTGCGCCTGTGGAACTGGCAGACCGGGCAGATTAGATGGGCGGTCAAGGGTCATAGCAGCTGGATCTCAAACGTCGCCTTTAGCCCGGTGGGAGAAACATCCGCCAAAGAGAACGGCTACATCCTAGCCAGCGCCAGCGAAGATCAGTCCGTGCGCCTGTGGGATAGCCAGAACCACCAGCCCCTGCGGGTGCTGCGCGGCCACAACAGCGGTGTGTGGTCGGTAGCGCTACATCCCCAGGGTGACTATCTGGTTAGCGGTGGCCAAGATCGCCAGGTGCGCCTGTGGCCGTTAACCACCCCGGCTGCTCCCCGAAGGTTTATGGGGCACGATGGCTGGGTCTTTGCCGTAGCGGTCAGCCCCGACGGCCGCTGGATCGCCAGCAGTGGCGAAGATCGCACCGTGCGCCTTTGGGATAGCGAAACCGGAAACTGCCGCGCCACCTGGACCGACCACAGCCATGAGGTTTGGGCCTTGGCCTTTTGCCCCCAGGGCGATCGCCTAGTCAGCGGCAGTCTAGATGGCACCCTACGCCTGTGGAATCTCACCAGCTACGCCTGCCAGGGCATCTTCAGCGGCCACACCAGCGGCGTTTGGACATTGGCCATTAGCCCCGACGGTCGCCGCCTAGCCAGTGGCAGCCAGGATCAAACTGTGCGCCTGTGGGATCTTGAATCCCAAACCTGCCTACAAATCCTGCCCTGCGAAGGCAGCTGGGTGCGGGGGTTGGCTTTCAGCCCGGATGGCCGGTTTCTCTCCAGCGGCGGGTCTAACGGTTATGTCATGCTATGGGATTTAAAGCTGGGCCACCGCACCGTCATCGGCACCCACCCCAGCCTTGTTTTGTCCGTGGCTTTTAGCCCCGATGGACAGTGGCTGGCCAGCTGCGGCGGCGATACCACCATCAGGCTGTGGAACCTGCGCACTCGGCAATGCCATCAAACCCTTTGCGGTCACGACAAGTGGGTGCGATACGTTACCTTTAGCGCCGACGGCGATCGCCTAATTAGCTGTAGCCAAGACGAAACTATTCAGGTTTGGCAGAAGGTGCCGACCCCCGATGGCTTTATCTACTGCCACGCACAGACGCTGCGGGTGCCCCGACCCTACGAAGGCATGGCGATCGCTGGGGTAACCGGCCTCACCGAAGCTCAAAAAGCGGCCTTAGTGGCCCTAGGGGCCAGTGAAACCCTGGCCATCAGCTCAAAACCCTCGATCGCGCCTCTGTATCATCCGTAG
- a CDS encoding ABC transporter permease yields MSDRWRSLLEKTCIPTGALLAALVIFGLFCGLAGANPFGVYYSIYRAAFGSWSSFQNTLIQASPLMLSALCTALPARLGLVIIGNEGALVLGGLAAVAGGLTLGGWGLPTPGVQLGMALAGMAAGGIWIAIVGALRHYRAVNETISSLLMNYIAIALLNHMVNGPMKDPSSLNKPSSYPLPEIHMLGNLPGSRVHYGLVLGLVACGLAYFLIQRTTFGFAARTAGGNVRAARVAGLPVGKLTLAICFLGGACAGLAGMVEVAAVHGRANESLNANYGYGGVLVAFIARHNPIAASLVALLLGGILASGGILQRSHGLPDATVMVFQGIVFLSVLYSDSLYGRLPIFKERPPKVRPLPPVATATPV; encoded by the coding sequence ATGAGCGATCGCTGGCGGAGTCTTCTCGAAAAAACCTGCATTCCAACTGGGGCGCTGCTGGCGGCCCTGGTGATATTTGGCCTGTTTTGTGGCCTGGCGGGGGCGAACCCGTTTGGGGTGTATTACTCGATCTATCGCGCCGCTTTTGGCAGCTGGAGTTCGTTTCAGAACACGCTGATTCAGGCGTCGCCACTGATGTTGAGTGCCCTCTGTACGGCGCTGCCGGCACGGTTGGGGTTGGTGATCATTGGTAATGAGGGGGCGCTGGTGCTGGGGGGCTTAGCGGCGGTGGCTGGGGGCCTCACCCTGGGGGGCTGGGGGTTGCCCACTCCTGGGGTGCAGTTGGGTATGGCCCTAGCCGGTATGGCAGCGGGCGGTATCTGGATTGCCATTGTCGGGGCGCTGCGGCACTATCGGGCGGTGAATGAGACCATTAGCAGCCTGCTGATGAACTACATCGCGATCGCGCTGCTCAACCACATGGTCAACGGCCCTATGAAGGATCCCAGCTCCCTCAACAAGCCCTCCAGCTATCCCCTGCCCGAAATCCACATGCTGGGCAATCTGCCTGGCAGCCGGGTGCACTACGGCTTAGTGCTGGGGCTAGTGGCCTGCGGACTGGCCTATTTCTTAATTCAACGCACTACCTTTGGCTTTGCGGCGCGCACCGCCGGGGGCAATGTGCGGGCGGCGCGGGTGGCGGGGCTGCCCGTGGGCAAGCTCACCCTGGCAATCTGCTTTTTGGGCGGAGCCTGCGCCGGTCTGGCGGGGATGGTTGAGGTGGCGGCAGTCCACGGTCGGGCCAACGAATCGCTGAACGCGAACTACGGCTACGGCGGCGTATTGGTAGCCTTTATTGCCCGCCACAACCCGATCGCAGCCAGTTTAGTGGCCCTGCTCTTAGGGGGCATTCTCGCCAGCGGCGGCATTCTACAGCGCAGCCACGGCCTACCCGACGCCACGGTGATGGTGTTCCAGGGCATTGTGTTTCTCTCGGTGCTCTACAGCGACTCGCTCTACGGGCGGCTGCCGATCTTTAAGGAGCGCCCACCCAAGGTGCGGCCTTTGCCCCCCGTGGCCACGGCCACCCCAGTTTAG
- the glgA gene encoding glycogen synthase GlgA translates to MYIVQIASECAPVIKAGGLGDVVYGLSRELENRGHCVEIVLPKYDCMRYDHIWGLHEAYRDLIVPWYGTDIRCDVLCGWVHGRLCFFIEPKSWEMFFNRGCYYGCDDDPMRFAFFSKAAMEFLLRSNKRPDVIHCHDWQTGLIPVMLFEIYKYNGMEFQRTLYTIHNFKHQGFGGNEILAATGLNRPDYYFQPYRLRDDFNPFAINFMKGGITYANHVNTVSPYHAWEAQHTDQGFGLGHTLHTNQHKFSGILNGIDPEVWNPESDAYIPHHYGLTTFEDKALNKKELRDRLLLSQSDKPLVAFIGRLDDQKGVHLVHHAMYYALERGAQFVLLGSATEKSINDWFWHEKTFLNDNPDVHLELSFNEELAHLIYAGADMIVVPSNFEPCGLTQMIGLRYGTVPIVRGVGGLVNTVFDWDYDTLHGPEERNGFVFFQNDTVALESAMNRAFDVWNQEPAIFKQIAQQGMAYDFSWNHPAQAYIDLYDYVRHK, encoded by the coding sequence ATGTATATCGTGCAGATTGCTTCGGAATGTGCCCCAGTTATTAAAGCCGGGGGGCTGGGCGACGTGGTTTACGGCCTTAGCCGTGAGCTAGAAAACCGAGGCCACTGCGTCGAGATCGTTCTGCCTAAGTACGACTGCATGCGGTACGACCACATCTGGGGGCTGCACGAGGCCTACCGCGACCTGATCGTGCCCTGGTACGGTACCGACATTCGCTGCGATGTGCTCTGCGGCTGGGTACACGGGCGGCTGTGCTTCTTTATTGAGCCCAAGTCGTGGGAGATGTTCTTTAACCGGGGCTGCTACTACGGCTGCGATGACGACCCCATGCGGTTTGCCTTTTTTAGCAAAGCGGCGATGGAGTTTTTGCTGCGCAGCAACAAGCGCCCCGATGTGATTCACTGCCACGACTGGCAGACTGGGCTGATTCCGGTGATGCTGTTTGAAATTTATAAATACAACGGCATGGAGTTTCAGCGCACGCTGTACACCATCCACAACTTCAAGCACCAAGGCTTTGGCGGCAACGAGATTCTGGCAGCTACAGGCCTCAACCGGCCCGACTACTATTTTCAGCCCTACCGACTGCGCGACGACTTTAACCCCTTTGCAATCAACTTTATGAAGGGGGGCATTACCTACGCCAACCACGTCAACACGGTGTCGCCCTACCACGCCTGGGAGGCTCAGCACACCGACCAGGGCTTTGGTTTGGGACACACTCTGCACACCAATCAGCACAAGTTCTCGGGCATTCTCAACGGCATTGACCCGGAGGTGTGGAATCCGGAGAGCGATGCCTACATTCCCCATCACTACGGGCTGACAACCTTTGAAGATAAGGCGCTGAATAAGAAGGAACTGCGCGATCGCCTACTGCTGAGCCAGAGCGACAAACCTCTGGTGGCCTTCATTGGCCGTTTGGATGATCAAAAGGGCGTCCATCTCGTCCACCACGCTATGTACTACGCCCTAGAGCGGGGGGCACAGTTTGTGCTGCTGGGCTCGGCCACCGAGAAGAGTATTAACGACTGGTTCTGGCACGAAAAGACCTTCCTCAACGACAACCCCGACGTGCACCTGGAGCTGAGCTTTAATGAGGAGCTGGCCCACCTGATCTACGCTGGGGCCGACATGATTGTGGTGCCCAGCAACTTTGAGCCCTGCGGTCTCACCCAGATGATTGGTCTGCGGTACGGCACCGTGCCCATTGTGCGCGGCGTGGGCGGCCTGGTGAACACTGTCTTTGACTGGGACTATGACACCCTGCACGGTCCGGAGGAGCGCAACGGCTTTGTCTTCTTCCAAAATGACACTGTGGCACTCGAGTCGGCGATGAACCGCGCCTTCGATGTTTGGAACCAGGAGCCCGCAATTTTCAAGCAAATTGCTCAGCAGGGTATGGCCTACGACTTTTCGTGGAATCATCCGGCTCAGGCCTACATCGACCTCTATGACTATGTGCGCCACAAGTAG
- a CDS encoding tetratricopeptide repeat protein encodes MSAGSDATLPKLTRAKLLRGQGDALYAIGRHSEALSRFQAVLTLDDKDYEVWTLHGFCLAALKQFEASIESFNQAIACNPDYGLAWHGKGHALARLSHFEEAVTHLERAVKLSPGDNKAWYNLGTAQNQLRRYRDAVISFGHSLKLSPQDHRARYNQGVALCGLHRYEDALQALHQALGQKPDAHYIWNQQGTVLIQMGRYGEAIQSFDISLSHQTHNPNAWYGKARAYAMAGDLEQTLKNLYRTFVLSPYMYRVMVQIDAHFDTMRHHPRFKQLVDAAH; translated from the coding sequence ATGTCTGCTGGATCTGACGCCACCCTACCTAAGCTCACTCGTGCAAAGCTCCTCCGAGGTCAGGGGGATGCCCTCTACGCTATCGGTCGTCATAGCGAGGCTCTGTCGCGGTTTCAGGCCGTGCTCACCCTTGATGACAAGGACTATGAGGTGTGGACTCTGCACGGCTTTTGTTTGGCCGCCCTAAAGCAGTTTGAGGCCTCAATCGAAAGCTTTAACCAGGCGATCGCCTGCAACCCCGACTACGGCTTGGCCTGGCACGGCAAGGGGCACGCCCTGGCTAGGCTCAGCCACTTTGAAGAAGCGGTTACCCATTTAGAGCGAGCGGTCAAGCTCAGCCCCGGCGACAACAAAGCCTGGTACAACCTCGGTACTGCCCAAAACCAGCTGCGCCGCTACCGCGATGCCGTCATCAGCTTTGGGCACAGCCTCAAACTCAGCCCCCAAGACCACCGGGCTCGCTATAACCAGGGGGTCGCGCTCTGCGGCCTGCACCGTTACGAAGATGCCCTTCAGGCGCTGCACCAGGCCCTGGGCCAAAAGCCCGACGCCCACTACATTTGGAACCAGCAGGGTACAGTGCTGATTCAAATGGGGCGCTATGGCGAGGCCATTCAGAGTTTTGACATCTCCCTCAGTCACCAGACCCACAACCCCAATGCCTGGTATGGTAAGGCCCGTGCCTACGCCATGGCCGGCGACCTAGAGCAAACCCTCAAAAACCTCTACCGCACCTTTGTTCTCAGCCCCTACATGTATCGAGTGATGGTGCAAATTGACGCCCACTTCGATACTATGCGCCACCACCCTCGCTTTAAACAGCTCGTGGATGCAGCCCACTAG